One genomic window of Brevinematia bacterium includes the following:
- the flgB gene encoding flagellar basal body rod protein FlgB yields MIFSTSTKDGKLIDIIKRGLNAVVVRHNVIADNIANADTPGFRRAEVSFESQLKRALDSEKKPKYPARLTHEKHIPFEEVIDYRTVKPRITIDYDTFYRNDKNGVDIDKEMVDFTKNAMRYNLLVEMYNRNTKKIEMIMRSSV; encoded by the coding sequence GTGATATTCTCAACATCAACCAAAGATGGTAAGCTGATAGACATAATAAAAAGAGGACTGAATGCAGTAGTAGTGAGACACAACGTAATAGCTGACAATATAGCTAATGCTGATACTCCAGGGTTCAGAAGAGCTGAGGTATCATTTGAATCTCAACTTAAAAGAGCCCTAGATTCCGAAAAGAAACCTAAGTATCCAGCTAGACTAACCCACGAAAAGCACATACCTTTTGAAGAAGTAATAGACTACCGCACCGTGAAGCCTAGAATCACTATTGACTATGACACGTTTTACAGAAATGACAAAAACGGTGTGGATATAGACAAGGAGATGGTAGATTTCACAAAAAATGCTATGAGATACAACTTACTAGTAGAAATGTATAACAGAAACACCAAGAAAATAGAAATGATCATGAGATCTTCTGTTTAG
- a CDS encoding MFS transporter produces the protein MILEQEKRAIIRFIILMGVVSLFADMVYETARGVMGPYLGYLGANAFAIGLVFGIGEFLGYFLRIFAGAIIDRTRKYWSFVYIGYGAIASIPLLAFADYWLVAGTLIIMERIGKAIRSPAKDTIISIYSKNLGKGLTFGIHETADQLGAVAGPALFYLLLLGLGYKNSFLVLFIPFLLMVGAIIVAKNYSKKIAVEVSKEELSNNSRSNTSVYLYLAFIFLTSLGFIGFPILSFHAVKTKLISDTLIPLIYSLVMVLDALVAVPIGILYDKFGIKVMTFLPIAISITVAFGLSNNILLLVIALLLWGVIMSSYETVVRAYVGDNVSLAERGTFYGIFNTILGLSLALGNSIAGYIYEINKNLIIYLAILIEIIAMFLIIPLITRSGVRNK, from the coding sequence ATGATACTTGAGCAAGAAAAAAGAGCTATAATAAGGTTCATCATACTCATGGGAGTAGTTAGTCTTTTTGCTGACATGGTTTATGAGACTGCTAGAGGTGTAATGGGCCCCTATCTTGGATACTTAGGAGCTAATGCTTTTGCGATCGGGTTAGTATTTGGAATAGGAGAATTCCTAGGATACTTCTTAAGAATCTTTGCGGGAGCAATCATTGACAGAACAAGAAAATACTGGTCCTTTGTATACATAGGTTATGGAGCTATAGCTTCAATACCACTTCTTGCATTCGCTGACTACTGGCTTGTTGCTGGAACACTGATAATAATGGAAAGAATAGGTAAAGCCATAAGATCTCCTGCTAAAGATACCATAATATCAATATACTCAAAAAACCTAGGTAAAGGACTCACTTTTGGAATTCATGAAACTGCAGATCAACTAGGAGCTGTTGCTGGACCCGCTCTGTTCTACCTTCTACTACTAGGACTTGGATATAAAAACTCATTTCTCGTTCTTTTCATTCCTTTCTTACTCATGGTAGGTGCAATAATAGTAGCAAAAAACTATTCAAAAAAGATAGCCGTTGAAGTATCAAAGGAAGAACTCTCTAACAATTCCAGAAGCAACACCTCAGTATATCTATACCTTGCTTTTATATTCCTAACAAGCTTAGGATTTATTGGATTTCCGATCTTAAGCTTCCACGCAGTAAAAACTAAACTCATAAGTGACACTCTCATTCCTCTTATCTACTCTCTTGTCATGGTTCTAGATGCACTGGTTGCAGTGCCAATAGGAATTCTCTACGATAAATTTGGAATAAAGGTTATGACGTTTCTACCAATAGCTATATCAATAACTGTAGCATTTGGACTATCAAACAACATACTTCTCCTCGTGATCGCACTACTTCTCTGGGGAGTAATAATGTCATCCTATGAAACAGTAGTTAGAGCTTATGTCGGAGATAATGTATCTTTAGCAGAGAGAGGAACGTTTTATGGCATATTCAACACCATACTAGGATTAAGCCTAGCACTAGGTAACTCAATAGCAGGGTATATCTACGAGATAAACAAAAATCTGATCATCTACTTAGCAATCCTGATAGAAATAATAGCTATGTTTCTCATAATCCCTCTCATAACTCGTAGCGGTGTTAGAAATAAATAA